A single genomic interval of Natronoarchaeum philippinense harbors:
- a CDS encoding DUF7344 domain-containing protein — MAAKSDVDTQPASVHKLLGNERRNLLIRYLSLFEENASVTVRHIARVIRGIETGTPPTQVSTGDYESAYNGLIQTHLPKLSARGLIEYDESAKEVVVTSRLQRYASISVLAQLAISV, encoded by the coding sequence ATGGCAGCTAAGAGTGACGTCGACACCCAACCGGCTTCGGTTCACAAACTCCTCGGCAACGAACGGCGTAACCTGCTCATTCGGTACCTCTCTCTGTTCGAGGAGAACGCCTCTGTAACAGTCCGTCACATCGCGAGGGTCATTCGAGGGATAGAGACCGGAACTCCGCCCACGCAGGTCAGTACAGGCGATTACGAATCAGCCTACAACGGACTGATCCAAACGCACCTCCCGAAACTCAGCGCGAGGGGCTTGATTGAGTACGATGAATCAGCGAAGGAGGTAGTGGTAACCTCCCGTCTCCAGAGGTACGCATCGATCTCTGTGCTCGCTCAGCTCGCCATCTCGGTCTAA
- a CDS encoding endonuclease/exonuclease/phosphatase family protein, whose translation MEISGRAGIQRAYLKRWDWIIILEPDIDGMEVFSWNVQGAFPPAGSPDRIDKQIRFIVENADCPDLLMLNEVTTNRRELWYNKLESIAGYAEIVDTLDWSRKLGELDVPPFQDFNGVNGNLIAIHEDSALEDLSRQTPSISEPPFGDATRKHWDTNFPEKILNAEVDFGDTTIDLWNVRTVPGNMFGEEKIKVLENVYNRILAKETGPRILAGDFNAPKAETEDGEVIPWRSEKDDALSERWQAAECNILTGLEDVGMVDVFRTIYGYGDLDTLDISHPTGDCDTLTGKRFDHVIASESLNPEDCYYDADGLECSDHAPLFVRFSPNFST comes from the coding sequence ATGGAGATTAGCGGTCGTGCTGGAATACAGCGCGCGTATCTCAAACGCTGGGATTGGATTATAATTCTAGAGCCAGACATAGACGGTATGGAGGTTTTTTCGTGGAACGTCCAGGGTGCGTTTCCGCCGGCCGGATCACCTGACCGAATTGACAAGCAGATTCGGTTCATTGTGGAGAATGCCGACTGTCCCGATCTCCTGATGCTCAACGAAGTGACGACTAACCGGCGTGAACTCTGGTATAACAAACTGGAGAGCATTGCCGGGTATGCAGAAATCGTGGATACCTTGGATTGGAGTCGCAAACTCGGAGAGCTTGACGTGCCCCCCTTCCAAGATTTCAACGGGGTGAACGGGAATCTCATTGCGATACACGAGGATAGTGCTCTGGAAGACCTCAGTAGACAGACGCCAAGTATCAGTGAGCCCCCGTTTGGTGACGCTACCCGCAAGCACTGGGATACAAATTTCCCTGAGAAGATTCTCAACGCAGAGGTTGATTTCGGAGACACAACGATTGATCTCTGGAACGTACGGACCGTGCCTGGGAATATGTTCGGAGAGGAGAAGATCAAGGTTCTGGAGAACGTATACAATCGCATTCTCGCGAAAGAGACCGGGCCCCGAATACTCGCAGGGGACTTCAATGCACCCAAGGCTGAGACCGAGGACGGTGAGGTGATTCCGTGGCGAAGCGAGAAGGACGATGCACTATCGGAGCGATGGCAGGCCGCAGAGTGCAACATTCTGACAGGTCTAGAGGATGTTGGGATGGTAGATGTCTTTCGAACAATCTACGGTTACGGTGATCTCGATACACTAGACATCAGTCATCCTACGGGAGACTGTGATACCCTGACGGGGAAACGATTCGACCACGTGATCGCATCAGAGAGCCTGAATCCTGAGGACTGTTATTATGACGCTGATGGACTCGAATGCAGTGATCACGCTCCGCTTTTTGTCCGATTTTCGCCTAACTTCTCTACCTGA